The Bernardetia litoralis DSM 6794 genome includes a window with the following:
- a CDS encoding OsmC family protein yields the protein MIKVIYQGNLRTQATHINSQNQIITDAPKDNHGKGEAFSPTDLVCSSLASCQMTMMGILAQREGINLEGLEAYVEKIMIDNPRRIGRIKITYTCPETLLLSVKEHEKLHRAAMTCPVALSLHSDIIQEVEWETLHLKA from the coding sequence ATGATAAAAGTAATCTATCAAGGCAATTTGCGTACACAAGCCACACATATTAATTCTCAAAATCAAATTATTACAGATGCTCCCAAAGATAACCATGGCAAAGGTGAAGCATTTTCTCCTACTGATTTGGTGTGTAGCTCATTAGCTTCTTGTCAGATGACAATGATGGGGATTTTGGCACAGCGAGAAGGCATAAATTTGGAAGGCTTGGAAGCCTATGTAGAAAAAATAATGATAGACAATCCTCGTCGAATTGGACGTATCAAAATTACTTATACATGTCCAGAAACACTATTACTTAGCGTTAAAGAACATGAAAAACTTCATCGTGCAGCCATGACTTGTCCTGTTGCCCTTAGTTTGCATAGTGATATTATACAAGAAGTGGAGTGGGAAACGCTGCATTTGAAAGCCTAA
- a CDS encoding 1-aminocyclopropane-1-carboxylate deaminase/D-cysteine desulfhydrase has protein sequence MNTDLFPDLFAKFLSPIFVSDWKSELFEDKKLTIKVLRLDAEHKHIGGNKLYKLYYNLLEAKKQNKTKILTFGGAYSNHLRATAFATKELGMESIAIIRGEEHQNLNPVLTFCKEQNMNLHYISRTEYREKNNIDFIEKLKQQFGDFYLVPEGGSNALALKGTSYIPKIAFDLLKNDINYFVLAVGTGGTTAGILNGIENTKKLKSKVLAVSALKGGHFLKDDVEKLLNEFYENNVDKTKNILSNLILETNFHEGGYAKKSERLTNFINDFNQKNDFEIEPIYTGKAFFAVYNLAKEDFFEENSTIILIHTGGIF, from the coding sequence TTGAATACTGATTTATTTCCTGATTTATTTGCAAAATTCCTTTCTCCCATCTTTGTTTCAGACTGGAAAAGCGAGCTTTTTGAAGATAAAAAACTGACTATCAAAGTTCTACGATTAGATGCCGAACATAAGCATATTGGAGGAAATAAATTATACAAATTATATTATAATTTGTTAGAAGCCAAAAAGCAAAATAAAACAAAAATTCTCACTTTTGGAGGTGCATATTCCAATCATTTGAGAGCTACTGCTTTTGCTACTAAAGAATTGGGTATGGAAAGTATAGCCATAATTAGAGGAGAGGAACATCAAAACTTAAACCCTGTTCTTACTTTTTGCAAAGAGCAAAACATGAATCTTCATTATATTTCAAGAACAGAATACAGAGAAAAAAATAATATAGATTTTATAGAAAAATTGAAACAACAATTTGGAGATTTTTATTTAGTTCCTGAAGGTGGCTCAAATGCACTTGCTCTAAAAGGAACAAGCTATATTCCAAAAATTGCCTTTGATTTATTAAAAAATGATATAAATTACTTTGTTTTAGCTGTTGGAACAGGAGGCACAACAGCAGGAATATTGAATGGAATAGAAAATACAAAAAAACTAAAAAGTAAAGTTTTAGCAGTTTCTGCACTTAAAGGAGGACATTTTTTGAAAGATGATGTAGAAAAATTATTGAATGAGTTTTATGAAAATAATGTAGACAAAACAAAAAATATTTTATCAAATTTAATTTTAGAAACTAATTTTCATGAAGGAGGCTATGCAAAAAAATCAGAACGATTAACAAATTTTATCAATGATTTTAATCAAAAAAATGACTTTGAGATTGAACCAATTTATACAGGAAAAGCATTTTTTGCTGTTTATAATTTAGCTAAAGAAGACTTTTTTGAAGAAAATAGTACCATTATTCTAATTCACACAGGAGGAATTTTTTAA
- a CDS encoding D-glycero-alpha-D-manno-heptose-1,7-bisphosphate 7-phosphatase, which produces MNKKEQNNPQIKANNWTLFLDRDGVLNRKLEDDYVKNLEEFDIFKDSKKALELLSKHFETIVVVTNQQGIGKKLMTEKDLEVIHSYLLEKLPQIHKIYFCADLAKTNSPRRKPAIGMAIDAKEDFCKISFKRSVIVGDSISDMQFGRNAGMKTCFIDEENNSERIENKALIDFQTTSLIAAVPYLIRLTQEN; this is translated from the coding sequence ATGAATAAGAAAGAACAAAATAATCCACAAATAAAAGCAAATAATTGGACTCTTTTTTTGGATAGAGATGGCGTATTGAATCGTAAATTAGAAGATGATTATGTCAAAAATTTGGAAGAGTTTGATATTTTTAAAGATTCAAAAAAAGCCTTAGAGCTATTGAGTAAGCATTTTGAGACGATTGTTGTTGTAACTAATCAACAGGGAATTGGTAAGAAATTAATGACTGAAAAAGATCTTGAAGTTATTCATAGTTATTTATTAGAAAAACTACCTCAAATACATAAAATTTATTTTTGTGCTGATCTTGCCAAAACAAATTCTCCACGTCGAAAACCTGCTATCGGAATGGCTATTGATGCAAAAGAAGATTTTTGTAAAATAAGTTTTAAGCGTTCTGTTATTGTGGGAGATAGTATTTCAGATATGCAATTTGGTAGAAATGCAGGAATGAAAACTTGTTTTATTGATGAAGAAAATAATTCTGAACGAATAGAAAATAAAGCATTAATTGATTTTCAAACTACTTCACTTATTGCTGCTGTTCCGTATTTGATTCGTCTTACTCAAGAAAACTAA
- a CDS encoding YceI family protein, protein MKRISLFASAILIAGSLSFLSSCNNAPKSQDAEVVDTVAVVPEETQATQELMIDPSASAVTWIGVKPTGQHNGTFGIAPESKLMVENGTLTGGTITINMSDIKVLDIEEADENNAKLVGHLKGEEFFATETYPTSVFTITNVEAVDASTIEVVEGEHSTENPTHKITGNLKMMDVEKSISFYANVTMPSEGEVKASAKFNIDRTEFNVSHMAEGVDVVKEKFINNTVNVGFDITAKAAM, encoded by the coding sequence ATGAAACGTATTTCTTTATTTGCTAGTGCTATTTTGATAGCAGGTTCATTATCATTTCTTTCAAGTTGTAATAATGCTCCTAAAAGCCAAGATGCAGAAGTAGTTGATACAGTTGCTGTTGTTCCAGAAGAAACTCAAGCGACACAAGAACTCATGATTGATCCTTCTGCTAGTGCAGTTACTTGGATTGGTGTAAAACCAACAGGACAACATAACGGAACTTTTGGAATTGCTCCTGAATCAAAATTAATGGTAGAAAATGGAACACTTACAGGTGGAACAATTACTATCAACATGTCTGATATTAAAGTATTAGATATTGAAGAAGCTGACGAAAATAATGCTAAATTAGTAGGACACCTTAAAGGTGAAGAATTTTTTGCTACTGAAACATATCCAACATCTGTTTTTACTATTACAAATGTAGAGGCTGTTGATGCTTCAACGATTGAAGTAGTAGAAGGAGAGCATTCTACTGAAAATCCTACTCACAAAATTACAGGTAATCTTAAAATGATGGATGTAGAAAAATCAATCAGTTTTTATGCAAATGTAACTATGCCATCAGAAGGTGAAGTAAAAGCAAGTGCTAAATTTAATATTGACCGTACAGAGTTCAATGTAAGTCACATGGCTGAAGGTGTTGATGTTGTAAAAGAAAAATTTATCAATAATACTGTAAATGTAGGATTTGATATTACTGCAAAAGCAGCTATGTAA
- a CDS encoding UDP-N-acetylmuramoyl-tripeptide--D-alanyl-D-alanine ligase, with the protein MTTLPILYEIFLESSSISTDTRSVKKNDLFFALKGDNFDGNKFAYQALEKGASHVVVDDASVIPAFDEHNKQKLAYKNQYLLVDNVLESLQKLANFHRKQFTIPFIGITGSNGKTTTKELLRSVLSQKFKTYSTEGNLNNHIGVPLTILRMPKNTEIAIIEMGANKVGDIAELCKIAEPNFGMITNIGNSHLEGFGSYEGVLRGKTELYQSLIKNNGTVFINSDDSVLMNMEKRFESEKVIKYGTDPMENNYYLAILSESVPVITYKDEKNNKIKTQLTGAYNFPNILSALAFGKFFGLSSSQMNKGIFDYLPKNNRSQVEERTETKNTLILDAYNANPDSMKAALLHLEELPKNGKQKIAILADMFELGKESFAKHKQVLDLALQLKIDKLIVCGTDFQKAKSTGNLISSLVLSFDDKKELTEYLQENPITESIILLKGSRGMGLETVVELL; encoded by the coding sequence ATGACCACTCTTCCTATCTTATACGAAATTTTTTTAGAATCTTCTAGTATTTCGACAGATACTCGCTCTGTAAAGAAAAACGACCTTTTTTTTGCTTTAAAAGGAGATAATTTTGATGGAAATAAATTTGCCTATCAAGCCTTAGAAAAAGGAGCTTCTCATGTTGTTGTTGATGATGCAAGTGTTATTCCTGCTTTTGATGAACACAACAAACAAAAATTAGCTTATAAAAATCAATATTTATTGGTAGATAATGTATTAGAATCCCTCCAAAAACTAGCTAATTTTCATAGAAAACAATTTACCATTCCTTTTATCGGAATCACAGGAAGCAATGGCAAAACAACAACAAAAGAACTTTTGCGCTCTGTTCTTTCTCAAAAATTCAAAACCTATTCTACCGAAGGAAATTTGAATAATCATATTGGCGTTCCTCTTACTATTTTGAGAATGCCAAAAAACACAGAAATTGCAATCATAGAAATGGGAGCAAATAAAGTAGGTGATATAGCCGAACTTTGCAAGATTGCAGAACCTAATTTTGGGATGATTACTAATATTGGAAATTCTCATTTAGAAGGTTTTGGTAGTTATGAAGGAGTTTTGAGAGGAAAAACAGAATTATATCAATCATTAATCAAAAATAATGGAACTGTTTTTATAAATAGTGATGATAGTGTTTTGATGAATATGGAAAAGCGTTTTGAGTCTGAAAAAGTGATAAAATATGGAACTGACCCAATGGAAAATAATTATTATTTGGCGATACTTTCAGAATCTGTTCCAGTTATTACATATAAAGATGAAAAAAATAATAAAATCAAGACTCAACTTACAGGTGCATATAATTTTCCTAATATCTTGTCTGCTCTTGCTTTTGGTAAATTTTTCGGTCTTTCAAGCTCTCAAATGAACAAAGGAATTTTTGATTATCTTCCCAAAAATAATCGTTCTCAAGTTGAAGAGCGAACAGAAACAAAAAATACGCTTATTCTTGATGCCTATAATGCCAACCCTGATAGTATGAAAGCTGCCTTGTTGCATTTGGAGGAACTGCCCAAAAATGGAAAACAAAAAATAGCTATTTTGGCTGATATGTTTGAGTTAGGAAAAGAGTCATTTGCCAAACACAAGCAGGTTTTAGACCTCGCCTTACAACTCAAAATTGATAAATTAATTGTTTGTGGAACGGATTTTCAGAAAGCTAAATCTACTGGAAATCTGATTTCTAGCTTAGTTTTGAGTTTTGATGATAAAAAGGAATTAACCGAATATTTACAAGAAAATCCAATTACGGAAAGTATCATTTTGTTGAAAGGTTCTAGGGGAATGGGCTTAGAAACAGTGGTGGAATTATTGTAA
- a CDS encoding DUF6134 family protein, with translation MTWYLVLLSFIICQFNFSEPSEKKISYDIIWKEKSVGTLYATQKNINSKTYYHSSTNIQIKFIKTFDINYEYDVIFDNQILQTANVDINYNGNQHAQTNTKLKNNEYQVIKDDELETTWKETIHYSTISMYFKEPINIKRCYSEQEGDFNTITHLGNHKYKKVNSSGRESFFFYKNGNLDKAVIDGGIVSFEMIRK, from the coding sequence ATGACTTGGTATTTGGTTCTTCTCAGCTTTATTATTTGTCAATTCAATTTTTCTGAACCTTCTGAAAAAAAAATATCTTATGATATAATTTGGAAAGAAAAGTCAGTTGGTACTTTGTATGCCACACAGAAAAATATAAATTCTAAAACCTATTATCACAGCTCCACCAACATACAAATAAAGTTTATTAAGACCTTTGATATAAATTATGAATACGACGTGATTTTTGATAATCAAATATTACAAACGGCAAATGTAGATATAAATTATAATGGAAATCAGCATGCTCAAACAAATACAAAACTCAAAAATAATGAATATCAAGTCATAAAAGATGATGAGTTAGAAACAACTTGGAAGGAAACCATTCATTATTCTACTATTTCAATGTATTTTAAAGAACCTATAAATATCAAACGTTGTTATTCTGAGCAAGAAGGTGATTTTAATACCATTACTCATTTGGGAAATCACAAGTACAAAAAAGTTAATTCTAGTGGACGAGAAAGTTTCTTCTTTTATAAAAATGGAAATTTAGATAAAGCTGTTATTGATGGAGGAATTGTTAGTTTTGAGATGATAAGAAAATAA
- a CDS encoding DUF6134 family protein, whose protein sequence is MTWYLFLFSFIICQSNFANTTEKSLSYDIILKEKAVGTLYVNQKKQNAKTYYHSSTTIKTRVIRSIEVNYKYDVVFENQNLETADVNIKLNGNQYAETQTQWKANHYQIIKNDKSEALKETIHYSTISMYFKEPININHCYSEQEGDFNKIIALGNHSYKKINSSGKENIYYYKNGNLEKAVIDGGIVSFEMVLR, encoded by the coding sequence ATGACTTGGTATTTATTTCTCTTTAGCTTTATTATTTGTCAATCTAATTTTGCAAATACAACTGAAAAATCATTATCCTACGATATTATTCTAAAAGAAAAAGCAGTAGGAACACTCTATGTAAATCAAAAAAAACAAAATGCAAAAACATACTATCATAGTTCCACAACTATAAAAACAAGGGTTATTAGAAGCATTGAAGTAAATTATAAATATGATGTCGTTTTTGAAAATCAAAATTTAGAAACAGCAGATGTAAACATAAAACTCAATGGAAATCAATATGCAGAAACACAAACACAATGGAAAGCAAACCATTATCAAATTATAAAAAATGATAAATCTGAAGCATTGAAAGAGACCATTCATTATTCTACAATTTCAATGTATTTTAAAGAACCTATAAATATAAATCACTGTTATTCGGAACAAGAAGGCGATTTTAATAAAATAATTGCTTTAGGAAATCATAGCTACAAAAAAATCAATTCTAGTGGGAAAGAAAATATATATTATTACAAAAATGGAAATTTAGAAAAGGCTGTTATTGATGGAGGAATTGTTAGTTTTGAAATGGTTTTAAGATAA
- a CDS encoding membrane protein, producing the protein MASRTSLSLKIRIIHRYLGFFLVGIMSVYALSGIVLIFRDSDIFKQEKHFTEQIKINASSEELGKLLNIRRLKVTKKENNKIYFQNGIYDKQTGIADYKIKKLPFILDKMAHLHKSKSGDPLFFLNIFFGVALLFFAFSSFFMFMPKTSVFKKGLYFSLAGVILTLILLFV; encoded by the coding sequence ATGGCTAGTAGAACTTCTCTTTCTTTAAAAATACGAATTATTCATCGCTATCTAGGTTTTTTCTTGGTTGGAATTATGAGTGTTTATGCACTTAGTGGAATTGTTCTGATTTTTAGAGATTCAGATATCTTCAAGCAAGAAAAACACTTTACAGAACAAATAAAAATAAATGCCTCATCAGAAGAGTTAGGCAAATTGTTAAATATAAGAAGACTAAAAGTAACTAAAAAAGAGAATAATAAAATCTATTTTCAGAATGGAATATATGACAAACAAACTGGAATTGCTGATTATAAAATTAAAAAACTTCCCTTTATTTTAGATAAAATGGCACACCTTCATAAATCAAAATCAGGTGACCCATTATTTTTTCTCAATATCTTCTTTGGTGTAGCATTATTATTTTTTGCATTCTCTTCATTTTTTATGTTTATGCCCAAAACAAGTGTATTCAAAAAAGGCTTATATTTTTCATTGGCTGGTGTAATACTAACTTTAATATTGCTTTTTGTTTAA
- a CDS encoding Fe(3+) ABC transporter substrate-binding protein — protein sequence MNRIFVSVILFLVSISFFACDNKKKEDTETTSDSTAVVEESKEVNVYSHRHYESDKQLFAEFEKQTGIKVNVVKASADELINKLEMEGQNSPADVLITVDAGRLHRAKSKGLLQPIESETLFTNIPVHLRDADNQWFGITKRARVIVYDKEKEKPENFATYEALADAKAKGKLLIRSSENVYNQSLMASIIANSDEETAKNWATGVVANMAREPKGGDRDQIKGVAAGEGTLAVTNTYYLAQMLNDTDEENVKAAQKVAVIFPNQDGRGTHINVSGAAVTKYSPNKENAIKLIEFLTSKEAQQVYVQEEMEYPVRTDVEMAQTLKDWGTFKEDTLSLSKLGENQEKAVIIFDEVKWK from the coding sequence ATGAATCGTATATTTGTTAGTGTTATTTTATTTTTAGTATCTATTTCTTTTTTTGCGTGTGATAACAAGAAAAAAGAAGATACAGAAACAACTTCTGATTCTACTGCTGTGGTAGAAGAATCAAAAGAAGTAAATGTGTATTCGCATCGTCATTATGAATCTGATAAGCAACTTTTTGCAGAATTTGAAAAGCAGACAGGCATAAAAGTAAATGTAGTAAAGGCTTCTGCTGATGAGCTTATCAATAAATTAGAAATGGAAGGTCAAAATTCTCCTGCTGATGTTTTGATTACTGTGGATGCTGGGCGTTTGCACAGAGCAAAATCAAAAGGACTTTTACAACCAATTGAGTCAGAAACTTTGTTTACAAATATTCCTGTTCATTTAAGAGATGCTGATAATCAGTGGTTCGGAATTACAAAACGTGCTAGAGTAATTGTTTATGACAAAGAAAAAGAAAAACCTGAAAATTTTGCTACTTATGAAGCTCTTGCTGATGCAAAAGCAAAAGGCAAATTATTGATTCGTTCTTCTGAAAATGTATATAATCAATCTCTAATGGCTTCTATTATTGCAAACTCTGATGAAGAAACTGCAAAAAATTGGGCAACTGGAGTAGTTGCAAATATGGCTAGAGAGCCAAAAGGTGGAGACCGTGACCAAATAAAAGGAGTTGCAGCAGGTGAAGGAACTTTAGCAGTAACAAATACTTATTATTTGGCACAAATGTTAAATGATACAGATGAAGAAAATGTAAAAGCAGCTCAAAAAGTAGCTGTAATTTTTCCAAATCAAGATGGAAGAGGAACGCACATTAATGTAAGTGGTGCAGCCGTAACCAAATATTCGCCAAACAAAGAAAATGCAATTAAATTAATTGAATTTTTGACAAGCAAAGAAGCGCAACAAGTTTATGTACAAGAAGAAATGGAATATCCAGTTCGTACAGATGTAGAAATGGCTCAAACGCTTAAAGATTGGGGTACTTTTAAAGAAGATACTTTGAGTCTTTCAAAATTAGGTGAAAATCAAGAAAAAGCTGTTATTATTTTTGATGAGGTAAAGTGGAAATAA
- a CDS encoding T9SS type A sorting domain-containing protein, with protein MKNLFLLFLIFCPFIISAQTFPVSFNKNIEIIKEGQKLALAGGFNAPQFSTIKADNDDLEDLFIFDRTTNQILIFLQKTNTQGQQEWVFAPEYTQLFPKLKNWVLLRDYNNDGQKDIFTSTTFGIIVYQNTKNETGNLTFKIAKDLLFSTGITGNPLNLGIDVTDIPAILDLDNDGDMDILNFRPAIGTTIEWHKNLSQDNYSISDSLVFEKETIKWGDFEECVCESYIFGANGCRVEKTEHAGSSLLVLNLDNNSSLDLLVGDISCDYITALYNENTGENENTEATLRNPTSRFPSQKPIDIPTFSAVFYEDVTFDGNPDLIAAPNLYSNDGNLVDYQNSAWLYENKGTKENPDFEFVQNNFLQEQLFDIGENARPAFIDADNDGDLDMILGERGHLFSSTSYKARLQFLENIGSNQNPKFQYRNDDYLNFATSSTVSFQFLKPIISDFNGDGKEDLLFTAFDLNTNQAGVFWLENKGNVQTNNEASFSLNDLKEISLTGVNVGINDEILLTELNDDNKIDLLLLQNRGTIKSFLQQNDGSFILENSNFGNQNFTRGSFALYQTDENGQISSDLLLSDPENGLFFIQDFKNQAANFDLIPITLSTQNLPTDFPSNLLNTQNSVLYFGNTVFPVAFDSQILIGTVGGGLQWLSPLGEIISGINDNSNEDLFLKIYPNPANNILTIQTEERGNLILYDAKGQILIEKNIQPNQNELNISRFANGLYIVVFSTENGQVYKKVIVSK; from the coding sequence ATGAAAAATCTATTCTTATTATTCCTTATTTTTTGTCCTTTTATAATTTCTGCACAGACTTTCCCAGTTAGTTTCAATAAAAATATAGAAATAATAAAAGAGGGGCAAAAATTAGCTTTGGCTGGTGGATTTAATGCGCCACAATTTTCTACCATAAAAGCAGATAATGATGATTTGGAAGACCTTTTTATTTTTGATAGAACGACAAATCAAATTCTTATTTTTCTTCAAAAAACAAATACACAAGGACAACAAGAATGGGTTTTTGCGCCAGAATACACCCAACTTTTCCCAAAACTAAAAAACTGGGTTTTGCTTCGTGATTACAATAACGACGGACAAAAAGATATTTTTACTTCTACCACCTTCGGAATTATTGTCTATCAAAATACTAAAAATGAAACTGGAAATTTGACTTTCAAAATTGCTAAAGATTTACTTTTTAGCACAGGAATAACAGGAAATCCACTAAATCTAGGCATTGATGTAACTGATATTCCTGCAATTTTGGACTTGGATAATGATGGAGATATGGATATTTTAAATTTTCGTCCTGCTATCGGAACAACTATTGAGTGGCATAAAAATTTGAGTCAAGATAATTATTCAATTTCAGACAGTCTTGTTTTTGAGAAAGAAACCATAAAGTGGGGAGATTTTGAAGAATGTGTTTGTGAGAGTTATATTTTTGGAGCAAATGGATGCAGAGTAGAAAAAACAGAACATGCTGGCTCGTCGCTTTTGGTTCTCAATTTGGATAATAATTCTTCGTTAGATTTATTGGTTGGCGATATTTCTTGTGATTATATTACGGCTTTGTACAATGAAAATACAGGCGAAAATGAAAATACAGAAGCTACTTTGAGAAATCCAACAAGTCGTTTTCCCTCACAAAAACCGATTGATATTCCTACTTTTTCGGCTGTTTTTTATGAAGATGTTACTTTTGATGGAAACCCTGATTTGATAGCTGCGCCAAATTTATATTCAAATGATGGTAATTTAGTTGATTATCAAAATTCAGCTTGGCTTTATGAAAATAAAGGAACAAAAGAAAACCCTGATTTTGAATTTGTACAAAATAATTTTTTACAAGAACAACTATTTGATATTGGGGAAAATGCTCGTCCTGCTTTCATAGACGCTGATAATGATGGAGATTTGGATATGATTTTGGGCGAGCGTGGACATTTGTTTTCAAGCACTTCTTACAAAGCAAGATTACAATTTTTGGAAAATATTGGTAGTAATCAGAATCCAAAATTTCAATATAGAAATGATGATTATTTGAATTTTGCCACTTCTTCAACGGTTAGTTTTCAATTTTTGAAACCTATTATTTCAGATTTTAATGGAGATGGAAAAGAAGATTTATTATTTACAGCTTTTGATTTGAATACAAACCAAGCAGGTGTTTTTTGGTTAGAAAATAAGGGAAATGTTCAAACTAATAATGAAGCTAGTTTTTCTTTGAATGATTTAAAAGAAATTTCTTTGACAGGAGTGAATGTAGGAATTAATGATGAAATTTTATTAACAGAATTGAATGATGATAATAAAATAGATTTGCTTCTTTTACAAAATAGAGGAACAATAAAATCATTTTTACAGCAAAATGATGGAAGTTTTATTTTAGAAAACTCAAATTTTGGCAATCAGAATTTTACACGAGGAAGTTTTGCGCTCTACCAAACGGATGAAAATGGACAAATCTCATCAGATTTGCTTTTATCTGACCCAGAAAATGGACTTTTTTTTATACAAGATTTCAAAAATCAAGCAGCTAATTTTGATTTAATTCCTATTACTCTTTCTACTCAAAATTTGCCAACTGATTTTCCTTCAAATTTATTGAATACTCAGAATTCAGTTTTATATTTTGGAAATACTGTTTTTCCTGTGGCTTTTGATTCTCAGATTTTGATTGGAACAGTTGGAGGAGGTTTGCAATGGCTTTCGCCTTTGGGGGAAATTATTTCTGGAATTAATGATAATAGTAATGAAGATTTATTTTTGAAAATCTATCCAAATCCAGCAAACAATATTTTAACTATTCAAACAGAAGAAAGAGGAAATTTGATTTTATATGATGCAAAAGGACAAATTTTGATAGAGAAAAATATTCAACCCAATCAAAATGAACTTAATATTTCTCGTTTTGCAAATGGATTATATATTGTTGTTTTTAGTACAGAAAATGGACAGGTTTATAAGAAGGTTATTGTATCGAAGTAA
- a CDS encoding IS1 family transposase (programmed frameshift) produces MKEIKITIVSPRCNSTNIVKNGKKPYKNKQNYLCKCCSRQFISDYCLDYKGCHSSINQRIKNMFVRGLGVRNIAFLEEISLKKTLSVLINYCTILSCKQTYYDCLEIDEFWTFVGKKSNKVWLIYAYHRETGEIVAWIFGKRNAKTARKLYKIMKQKGIKWSNLAYNNWRSFKKVFQNEPSLIGKEYTQGIEGNNCRLRHRMRRVFRKTCNFSKKEENHIKHFELIFHYINFGFV; encoded by the exons ATGAAAGAAATAAAAATAACCATCGTCTCTCCTCGTTGTAACAGTACAAATATCGTAAAAAATGGTAAGAAACCATATAAAAATAAGCAAAATTATCTCTGTAAATGCTGTTCTAGGCAGTTTATTAGCGATTATTGCTTAGATTATAAAGGTTGTCATTCTTCCATCAATCAACGCATAAAAAACATGTTTGTTCGTGGCTTAGGAGTTCGTAATATAGCATTTTTAGAAGAAATTAGT TTAAAAAAAACACTTTCTGTTTTGATTAATTATTGTACTATTTTAAGTTGCAAACAAACTTATTATGATTGTTTAGAGATAGACGAGTTTTGGACTTTTGTAGGTAAAAAATCTAACAAAGTATGGCTTATTTATGCGTATCATAGAGAAACAGGAGAGATTGTGGCTTGGATATTTGGAAAAAGAAATGCAAAAACAGCAAGAAAATTATACAAAATAATGAAGCAAAAAGGCATAAAATGGTCAAATTTGGCTTACAATAATTGGAGAAGTTTTAAAAAAGTTTTTCAAAATGAACCTTCTTTGATAGGAAAAGAATATACTCAAGGAATTGAAGGTAATAATTGTAGATTACGACATAGAATGCGACGAGTATTTAGAAAAACCTGTAACTTTTCTAAGAAAGAAGAAAACCATATTAAGCATTTTGAATTGATTTTTCATTATATTAATTTTGGATTTGTATGA